In the Cryptococcus neoformans var. neoformans JEC21 chromosome 1, complete sequence genome, one interval contains:
- a CDS encoding cytoplasm protein, putative, which yields MTSPQKNVQIILNERPQKGPVTDTTFKSKTVDVPELKDGEILARVDYASVDPTMRGWINEGRSYMPPVEIGAAMRANGLGTVIASKAKDFKAGDKVLGLLNWQEYYVGPTEGLTKRETPEGARDVDHLGLFGMTGLTAYFGMIEVGKVKDGDHVVISGAAGAVGLVATQIALAHPNCKVTVIAGSKEKLDYLKKLGAHNALNYKDDDFKEQFKKVGLIDVYFDNVGGKILDMALAQLNPFARIVACGAISQYNATVPDPIYNYFNIISMKATMRGFIVFQFADRFPEGIKYLSDLVKKGKMEFNYHIIDGLDSCVQALREMFEGKNLGKTVVRVSNEAAKGSKL from the exons ATGACCAGCCCTCAGAAAAACGTCCAAATCATCTTGAACGAGCGCCCCCAGAAGGGCCCAGTGACGGATACTACTTTCAAGTCTAAGACCGTTGATGTCCCAGAGCTCAAGGACGGAGAGATCCTCGCCAGGGTTGACTATGCTAGCGTT GATCCCACAATGCGAGGTTGGATAAACGAGGGCCGTTCCTACATGCCACCAGTGGAAATTGGGGCAGCAATGCGAGCAAATGGTCTCGGCACTGTCATTGCCTCCAAAGCTAAGGATTTCAAGGCTGGTGACAAG GTGCTTGGCCTTTTGAACTGGCAAGAGTATTACGTTGGCCCCACTGAAGGCCTTACAAAAAGAGA GACGCCTGAGGGAGCTAGGGACGTTGACCACCTTGGTCTTTTCGGCATGACCGGTTTAACCGCCTACTTT GGTATGATCGAAGTTGGCAAGGTTAAGGATGGAGATCATGTCGTTATCTCTGGTGCCGCTGGCGCAGTCGGTCTA GTCGCAACACAAATCGCTCTAGCCCACCCCAATTGCAAGGTTACCGTCATTGCCGGCTCGAAAGAAAAGCTTGATTATCTGAAGAAGCTCGGAGCTCATAACGCCCTCAACtacaaagatgatgacTTCAAGGAACAATTCAAGAAAGTTGGTCTCATTGACGTCTACTTTGACAACG TCGGCGGTAAAATCCTCGACATGGCCCTTGCCCAGCTCAACCCATTCGCCCGAATCGTTGCATGCGGTGCTATTTCCCAGTACAA TGCCACCGTCCCCGACCCCATCTATAACTATTTCAACATCATTTCCATGAAGGCCACTATGCGAGGATTCATTGTTTTCCAATTCGCTGACCGCTTTCCGGAGGGTATTAAGTATCTTTCCGACCTtgtcaagaagggcaagatggaGTTCAACTATCATATCATTGATGGGTTGGACAGTTGCGTGCAGGCGTTGAGGGAGATGTTTGAGGGGAAAAACCTGGGCAAAACCGTTGTTCGAGTTTCAAACGAAGCTGCCAAAGGCAGTAAGCTCTAA
- a CDS encoding expressed protein yields the protein MDWTARLRPLGIATLTAFLCFVTAAVKPWARICGEWGFLVYTSSLIFFFPQGRIGPQIEATVLGIAGGTIGIGWSNGTLAVAAWCGRRYGADSNQARAILGVGLALLCIASGLVRSYARRLNAFSKIMVFFPIFMLTSQQSILHMSASLFLEQFYVVVFSGILPLLVTVVFAPHHSLSHQFGSEVKESIKNICILLPLSFHHIFGDGSLPATEDGDSESPTSAKRIEAQMQDIRPPTQDQLAKKLKTTISNLQSSSASYLRTTPRVEGQFSALPAVIKALQRMARNPLLGPTSHIPGERIQAALHKSFPPSAPPSPHHRRKSFNHFRHKHSDSASSEVDLNMENLTRRKPRHLANYNHPRDVSPNLALSSRPGLKDRSDRLLLVMVKALHSIDQVLPSKFGWSVVTPAEGEADVVSSRNLQEWKRSLEEELLHIQRTLGSLLGDVDPDQSGRFSLTNTSDIPPSRVDSPVEHRVTFSETPEVKSVLHNRDRYRLAFYMTALLDLARDVQSLTETILNAPDYKRPSNVWLASLRLLWVNRQDDVTVAADGKSVENDLVSEEEQPFDELKEYQDMDFVTAMLHQSHSASSITGPKYSIQRAWKLLWNQRRVVKARITLSRAMHTIKHSRHVLFSIKLAAGICLLSVPAWMPADNSARHWYDTSRGGWMVVSYMFVLEDTTGAILKVGFLRGLGTFIGAIMGYVCVVIAKRNAYGLVVLATACSVPISYNVLFASLPGLGVATGITLPPILFIPYLGLAEGQSDFYLAWNRFVDIMIGTAAAVLVGTWIWPVHARVQYFRVAASMLTHLTEYYLRMSRDLVRSSLVYYADDKQYEQLEAKLKRDFQLGRALVAVQRQEVSLLPRPIKLYSEIIDASERLLEILIETRILRFGVPRKETVLDVLPIRRELISTVLINLWSCSHAFGSRSPLLQFLPSPRIPLSELMDVTEEHARHLLALRKQATNGSAGNGGTVQAPGVPSLTESYQAELAVVYGMAENEALGEVCSILEELVAAARTLFGTQAFLQTS from the exons ATGGACTGGACCGCCCGATTACGACCTTTGGGCATTGCAACACTCACTGCATTTCTTTGTTTTGTCACTGCCGCTGTCAAACCATGGGCGCGGATATGCGGGGA ATGGGGCTTTCTTGTCTATACATCTTCATTgattttctttttccctcaAGGTCGTATTGGCCCACAAATCGAAGCAACAG TGCTCGGCATAGCTGGAGGTACAATAGGAATTGGATGGTCGAACGGAACACTAGCAGTGGCCGCCTGGTGTGGACGGCGGTACGGTGCTGATTCTAACCAAGCCAGGGCCATTCTGGGCGTCGGGTTAGCCCTTTTGTGTATTGCTT CCGGTCTTGTAAGAAGCTATGCAAGGCGCCTCAATGCATTTAGCAAAATCATGGTGTTCTTTCCTATTTTCATGCTTACCAGTCAGCAATCTATTCTACAT ATGTCAGCATCATTGTTTCTTGAACAATTTTATGTGGTCGTTTTTTCTGGCATCTTGCCACTTTTGGTTACCGTGGTTTTTGCGCCTCATCATTCGTTATCTCATCAGTTTGGATCCGAGGTCAAAGAGTCCATCAAAAATATCTGTATATTACTACCTCTATCATTCCATCATATATTCGGTGATGGCTCTTTGCCCGCAACAGAAGACGGTGACTCGGAATCCCCAACAAGTGCCAAGAGAATTGAGGCACAAATGCAGGATATCCGCCCTCCAACGCAGGATCAACTTGCAAAAAAGCTCAAAACCACTATCTCCAACCTTCAGTCTTCTAGTGCATCTTATTTAAGAACAACACCCCGGGTAGAGGGGCAATTTTCTGCACTTCCTGCCGTAATAAAAGCCCTCCAGCGTATGGCCCGAAATCCACTTTTAGGCCCCACTAGTCATATCCCCGGCGAACGAATCCAAGCGGCCTTGCACAAATCTTTCCCTCCCAGCGCACCCCCGTCACCCCATCACCGTCGCAAAAGCTTCAACCACTTCCGTCATAAACACAGTGACTCCGCCTCTTCTGAAGTTGACCTGAATATGGAAAACTTGACTAGACGAAAACCCCGGCATTTGGCCAATTATAATCATCCAAGAGATGTTAGTCCTAACCTCGCCTTGTCAAGCAGGCCCGGGCTAAAAGATAGGAGCGATCGGCTCTTGTTGGTTATGGTAAAAGCTCTACATTCCATCGACCAAGTGCTGCCTAGCAAGTTTGGCTGGTCTGTGGTCACCCCCGCAGAAGGGGAGGCGGACGTAGTTTCCTCTCGAAACTTGCAGGAGTGGAAACGAtctcttgaagaagaattgcTTCATATCCAACGAACTCTCGGATCTTTGCTTGGTGACGTTGATCCTGATCAATCTGGGCGCTTCAGCCTCACAAATACTTCCGATATTCCGCCCAGTCGTGTGGATAGCCCGGTAGAACATCGTGTTACCTTTTCTGAGACGCCCGAAGTAAAAAGCGTACTTCATAATCGCGATCGATACCGTCTCGCGTTCTATATGACAGCTCTCCTTGATTTAGCGAGAGATGTGCAGAGTTTAACGGAGACGATTTTGAACGCTCCAGACTACAAAAGACCCTCAAATGTTTGGCTTGCCTCATTGCGTCTGTTGTGGGTCAATCGTCAAGATGACGTTACTGTTGCGGCAGATGGCAAAA GCGTAGAGAATGATCTGGTGtctgaggaagagcagcCCTTTGATGAGCTCAAAGAGTATCAAGACATGGATTTTGTTACCGCCATGCTTCACCAATCTCATTCAGCATCTTCGATTACTGGACCAAAATATAGCATCCAAAGAGCGTGGAAGTTATTGTGGAACCAACGTAGAGTCGTCAAGG CTCGTATTACCTTATCACGCGCAATGCACACCATCAAACACTCACGACACGTCCTATTCAGCATCAAACTAGCGGCTGGGATCTGTCTTCTATCTGTCCCTGCTTGGATGCCTGCAGATAATTCAGCCCGGCATTGGTATGATACCtctcgaggaggatggatggTTGTCAGTTATATGTTTGTACTGGAAGATACCACTGGTGCAATTCTGAAAGTGGGATTTCTTCGAGGTCTGGGGACCTTTATTGGTGCTATCATGGGTTATGTT TGCGTTGTCATTGCCAAGAGAAATGCGTATGGTCTTGTGGTCCTCGCCACAGCTTGCTCAGTCCCCATATCATACAATGTCTTATTTGCTTCGTTACCGGGCCTCGGAGTCGCAAC CGGCatcactcttcctcccattctGTTCATCCCATATCTCGGCCTGGCAGAAGGTCAATCTGATTTCTACTTAGCTTGGAACAGATTCGTCGACATCATGATCGGTACTGCCGCCGCAGTTTTGGTAGGCACCTGGATCTGGCCTGTGCACGCTAGAGTCCAATATTTCCGAGTTGCGGCCAGCATGTTAACACATCTGACGGAATACT ATCTTCGTATGAGCCG AGATCTGGTGCGGTCGTCGCTCGTTTACTACGCAGATGACAAACAATACGAGCAACTAGAAGCCAAACTCAAG CGGGACTTTCAATTGGGGCGTGCTTTGGTGGCAGTCCAAAGGCAAGAagtttctcttctcccccgGCCAATCAAGTTATACTCCGAAATCATCGATGCTAGCGAACGTTTATTGGAGATTCTTATTGAGACACGGATTTTACGATTTGGTGTACCGAGAAAAGAGACCGTTCTTGATGTGTTGCCTATCCGGAGAGAGCTG ATATCAACTGTATTGATTAATCTCTGGTCTTGCAGTCATGCCTTTGGTTCTCGAAGCCCTCTCCTGCAattcttgccttctcctcgtaTTCCTTTGTCAGAACTCATGGATGTGACAGAGGAGCATGCCAGACATCTATTGGCCTTGCGGAAACAAGCTACGAACGGCAGCGCAGGAAACGGGGGTACCGTGCAAGCCCCCGGGGTTCCGTCCTTGACCGAATCTTATCAGGCGGAGCTGGCAGTCGTGTATGGGATGGCGGAAAATGAAGCATTGGGAGAAGTGTGCAGCATTCTAGAAGAA CTTGTCGCAGCCGCTAGAACACTGTTTGGGACTCAGGCTTTTTTACAAACTTCTTAG
- a CDS encoding snoRNA binding protein, putative: MSLFGQIKRHNPAKPRRSPLPTSAWDDDRRFGLSGPSAYSRWFTTLYIPLRLPFGHPSDSHSLSSGSSLGSPRPYHAKPRTRHLKVYLPIPPRLYARIPRLNSPIRVLLLLVFSVVVGFFLLGFRKTRQGERTWSPPFVDPDTMVITPEEAAMVWEWEILSGHYPSIEHPPDHLPLYPSLKNPVVPATLLPSPSSPTPLVAYQNRADKFPSAHLAGNGPERHYLSVWDMRESQPGFPARPMPGSILDLDLVLEKCDLGTNKYVRDCLEFLRIGGGLDIGKRVRRGNYLTQYKQLYYEESTPSQSLSMMPRNLKQSTGRSKTPLILPDPYDIPASFDSRDACDPLHPRIFHIFWTGPFTDKPYMAVMSFLFTQNLGLDKPVDAVSDTASVVRGTCRPQLWLWINPGPAAAVPNPSAKREMYEQLATNPWSAPFLHDRFRDVVKFKMWNTTEQLDGVAELKDHWRKMPIFNSGGNTYGDPMGKTEDEVNEEIEDESGKTASPKKKGGLFEKVGSSSESDYDRLSVILSDMARFIVTHRFGGIYLDADTIFLRDWEELWNYRGQFAYRWSWHEKYNTAVLKLHKGSALSTFLFKTALENGLDFHPMTVSRYLKDAGLEKLLFRVPDALFDPAWLNMERYQRDRPPFPYFPEFSVFFSNDKFDTAGPQPLGFDGFFRGAFSYHFHNFWWLPFDPSRNFPDLGHRFIKGERALRDAARSSSSDQASHLVGDDVEPRSVLDPSQEGVEGDGDVTSREDMDDELDLSWSTVLKRSFEGFLRGERPNAYGEWLEWGD; this comes from the exons ATGTCGCTCTTCGGCCAGATCAAGCGGCACAACCCTGCAAAACCACGCCGCTCACCCCTCCCCACCTCAGCATGGGACGACGACCGCCGCTTCGGCCTCTCTGGCCCCTCTGCATATTCTAGATGGTTCACCACCCTTTACATCCCCCTCCGCCTTCCTTTTGGCCACCCATCCGACTCTCactccctctcctcggGCTCATCCCTAGGATCCCCAAGACCCTATCACGCAAAGCCCAGAACTCGCCATCTCAAAGTCTACCTTCCCATTCCACCTCGCCTCTACGCCCGTATTCCGCGCCTCAATTCTCCCATTCGTGTCCTTTTGCTACTCGTCTTCAGTGTAGTCGTgggcttcttccttcttgggtTCAGAAAAACAAGACAGGGTGAAAGAACGTGGTCTCCTCCGTTTGTGGACCCAGATACAATGGTCATTACACCGGAAGAGGCAGCGATGGTATGGGAATGGGAGATCTTGAGTGGGCACTATCCGAGTATCGAACATC CTCCCGACCATCTCCCGCTTTATCCCTCCCTCAAAAACCCTGTCGTACCCGCGACactcctcccttccccatcGTCCCCAACCCCTTTAGTCGCATATCAAAACCGTGCAGACAAATTCCCTTCCGCCCATTTGGCTGGAAACGGCCCCGAGCGACATTATCTGTCTGTATGGGATATGCGAGAAAGTCAGCCTGGATTCCCGGCAAGGCCTATGCCGGGGTCCATCTTGGATCTGGACTTAGTGTTGGAAAAGTGCGATCTTGGCACCAACAAG TACGTGCGAGATTGTTTGGAATTCCTGAGGATTGGAGGAGGTCTTGACATCGGCAAACGGGTGCGAAGAGGCAACTATTTGACTCAGTATAAACAGCTCTATTATGAGGAATCCACTCCTTCCCAATCTCTCTCCATGATGCCTCGCAACCTTAAGCAATCGACCGGCCGATCCAAAACCCCTCTTATCCTTCCCGATCCCTACGATATCCCAGCAAGTTTCGACTCCCGTGACGCTTGTGATCCTTTGCACCCCAGGATATTCCACATATTCTGGACAGGACCGTTCACAGATAAGCCATACATGGCTGTCAtgtccttcctctttacTCAGAACCTTGGGCTCGACAAGCCAGTGGATGCAGTGTCTGATACTGCAAGCGTCGTTCGCGGGACTTGTCGACCTCAACTCTGGTTGTGGATCAACCCTGgtcctgctgctgccgtACCCAATCCTTCAGCTAAAAGAGAAATGTACGAGCAGTTGGCTACAAACCCATGGTCTGCGCCTTTCTTGCATGACAGATTTAGGGACGTTGTCAAATTCAAGATGTGGAACACCACTGAACAGCTGGATGGTGTGGCTGAACTTAAGGATCACTGGCGAAAAATGCCCATCTTCAACTCGGGCGGAAATACGTATGGCGATCCAATGGGAAAGACCGAGGACGAAGTCAATGAAGAAATCGAAGACGAATCAGGCAAAACTGCCTCTCCCAAAAAGAAGGGTGGCCTTTTCGAAAAAGTTGGCTCCTCCTCAGAATCGGACTATGACCGTTTGTCCGTCATCCTCTCCGACATGGCACGATTTATCGTAACTCATAGATTTGGCGGTATCTATCTCGACGCTGATaccatcttccttcgtGATTGGGAAGAACTGTGGAACTACCGAGGCCAGTTTGCCTACCGCTGGTCATGGCACGAAAAATACAACACTGCAGTACTCAAGCTCCACAAAGGCTCCGCTCTCAGCACGTTCTTGTTCAAGACGGCTTTGGAGAACGGACTAGATTTCCACCCCATGACGGTATCGAGGTATCTGAAAGATGCCGGATTGGAAAAGCTTCTATTCAGAGTGCCCGATGCGTTGTTTGACCCGGCTTGGTTGAACATGGAAAGATACCAAAGAGATAGGCCGCCGTTCCCGTACTTCCCAGA attctccgtcttcttctccaatgaCAAGTTTGACACCGCTGGTCCTCAGCCATTAGGGTTCGATGGGTTTTTCAGGGGTGCATTCTCCTATCACTTCCATAATTTCTG GTGGCTGCCCTTTGACCCCTCGCGCAACTTTCCAGATCTCGGTCATCGATTCATCAAAGGCGAAAGAGCTTTGCGTGATGCCGCGcgttcttcatcctccgaCCAAGCTTCCCACCTTGTCGGTGACGATGTCGAGCCTCGCAGTGTCCTCGATCCTAGTCAAGAGGGCGTTGAAGGTGACGGTGATGTCACGAGCAGGGAGGAcatggatgatgagcttgatTTGAGTTGGTCAACTGTACTCAAGAGGAGCTTTGAAGGATTTTTGAGGGGAGAGAGGCCAAATGCTTATGGGGAATGGCTGGAATGGGGGGATTAG